Within Corvus cornix cornix isolate S_Up_H32 chromosome Z, ASM73873v5, whole genome shotgun sequence, the genomic segment TGCATGAAATAAACCCCCCATGTCTGCTTTTGTCTTGCAGAATGAAATACGCACAGTATGTTTTCCTGGCCTCGGTCTTCTATACTGTTGAATACAGCCTAGCTCAGACCTGTGCAGTGGAGTCCTTTGCTGTGAAAGACAATTTTGATCCAAAAAGGGTAATTATGGTTACTTCAATAGTACATATGAAGAAGCTTTACATATAAACTGGTTTTCCAGGTTATGAGTTTTGTTCATCTAAACAGGTTCTTCACAAAAAAGTTAACTTCTTTCATAAGCTGTCTTGCAAATGCTGTTCCTGTTGTTTGCTCTCCTCAGTACTGTTTAACCTTCTGAACATTATGTTAAAACTGGTCTTGAAAGCCAGAGATGTTACTCAGTTAGAGGTCATCTTCTCTTAGCTCAGCACAGCTTTGAGCTTTGAGCAGTTCCGTGAAAGAAACAATTTAGAGCCACATCAGAGAGGAAGATCAAGCACAAGCCCTAGGGTGCTTGCATCCACCACTAGTCATTCTTGGGAGTCATAGCAAAGAGAAATCTTACCTAGTCTGGTATCCTGAACACTGACTCTTGTTTAGACACATTATCTGTGCTTCTGAGGAGGAAATGAGGGCTAACTTGCTGTTGGAAAGGTCAAGACACATGTGTCAGTACTGATTTTAACTAATGGTCAGCAAACACTACAATTCCAGGGGCAGCTGGGATGTGGCAAACACTTTATACAAGATTGGCTTTGCTGGAAACAAACCATGTCCAGGGAAAGCTTTGGGAATATCCcacttttaaaaagccaaagtTTTTGCTCTGGCTCCTGTATTTGGAAATTAAGGGCTTGCAGGCTTAAGCATATAACTTGCCTAATAGATTTCATTAGCTTCACTGCAGAATCAAATTTAACATAGCTAGATCCTGCTCTCAGCATTTCTACTGATAATGATAACTTTTAAGGGTCTTCCCCTCTGTCAGTCATCTGTTCAgatcttgttttcatttcactaGATACTTCTTGTATATTTTCCAGGGGCCATTTTTTGCATGAACATATTCTTTCTCTTAATCTCATCCGATTTCTCTCTGTTGTTACTCTCCCCAGCACATCATCTTCTTGTTTTGAAATCACAGTCATCACTTTCTGCCTTGCTGGGTAGAGCCTTTTCCTTGTCAGAGATCAGCTGTGGCCCCTGGAAGCCACAAAGATTGTCCCCAGCCAGCTTGCTACCGTCTTTGCACCTGCAATTTGATATTGTTGAATTTGGTATGGTATTTCATGGAAGAGCAGGGGCTTGAACAGGAACAGGGAAGAACCAGTCTCTCAGAAGATGTCTTAGGATGGGAGATGCTTTTGGTGTGGGGTTACTGTGACAGGAACGTCTCACTTGACGAGTAGACACACACAGCAATGCAGAGCTGCTAGACCCACTCCCTCTGGCACAGAGGGCTCATCAGGCAGCACTGTAGGATCTGTGTGCTACATTCCCACCCAAACTCAGACTGGCATTTATCAGGCAATGGGAAGTTAGAAAGGCACTTTGatcacaaaatggtttttgTGCTAATCTTGCCATGGTGATTAATCCAGATATTAATACACTTTTCATGACAGTATGCAGGAAAATGGTATGCTCTGGCCAAGAAGGATCCAGAAGGCCTTTTCCTTCAGGACAACATTTCTGCTGAATACACCGTGGAGGAAGATGGCACAATGACAGCGTCCTCCAAAGGCCGAGTGAAGCTTTTTGGGTAAGCTCTCTTGACTTTCAGCTCTAGCTGCTGCCATGAGGTACTGGATGAGGGGGACATGGATAGTGATCTATCCTGAACACACAACATGGCTgggttttcttcattaaaaagagaagtttaTCCAGGGTGTTAGTTTAGAAGCTAGAGGTTAGACACTTTTAAGTACTGAATTTCTTCTCAGCCTTGCTCAGGTTTGGGTCTATCACAGAACTACTCTGTAAAGTCAATTATTAAGTCAAATCTTGATTGATGGAATGGTTAGATAAATTCATTGCAATCAAGTAAAGGAGCTAATGAAGGCTGTGGGGCTGCAAGGGCAGGACAACCCTCACTTCACTGAGAGGTATGGGAAAGGGGAGGAGCATTACTTTCACAGATATCTCAACACAATGTTGGACAGGTTTCTGAGGAGAACATGTGGTTAACTCTTAGATGTAATTGCAATGCCTGAATGGACAGATGGCAGGAAGCTTAGAGTTTTGCCTCTTGGTCATGATTACTACAAGGAATTACTACAGCATGTAAAGAGATTAAATAGCTTTCTGagtgcagaaaagaaaatctgtggcTTCCAATAGGCTAGCACTAGCAGGTTGCTATGAACCTTTGTACATCTCAACAGTGCAGCACTCCAGGATATTTTGGGAATGGGCAAATGAAGCTTTGCAGGCATGCCACACAGTGCAAGTGGGAAGATTCCCAGAAGGACTCTTCAGAAAACAAGTGGGGTCTCAAGGCTGctgcaaattttatttctgcaaagcCAGGATAAGGGGAAGCACAGCCTGAGCAAGGAGGGGAATGAAGACCCTTCCACTGTTTCACAAATCCAGGTAATGCTTGATGAACAGTGTTGAAATATGGGTGGCATTCAAAGCAAACAGATACCAAACAGAGAAGGATATTGGAACAAATGGACTCCCACGGGGTGTCTCAAAGGCTGTGTGATGGCTTTTCACAAGCTTAGCAGAGGGGCTGTAACTATTACTGTGCTTGTAACAGACATCCCTGTGCTCATATTGCTGGGAAAGGTTAGACAGGGGAGAGCCAattcccttcctctgcctggGGCACAGCTACTGACCCCAAGTGAGCCCAAATGCAGGTCAGCTCACCCTGCAGACTGCTAGCAGGGAACCAAGAAACCATGTTCATTATTGTTCTTGGTGGCTGTCTGCTTGTACAGAAATGGGTGGTAAAACACCCACCGAACTGAAGGAGGGTCAGGGCACTGCCCCAGCCACAGTGTAGCCGTACAGCAGAGTTGGGgaccagacagcagcagcaatcacCAGCAGTGACTGGGGGGTGTCGCAGATTTGCATTACTCAGTGACAAAGAGTGACTTTGCACTATGGAAAACCATGCCCATgcctgaggcagctgtgcccaaGTCCTGAGTGTGGGACACCCATCTGAAGCTCTCATGCTGCCAAGTTTTACCTTGAGTCTTATGGATCTCATTGCAGTTTCTGGGTGATCTGTGCTGACATGGCTGCTCAGTATACGGTACCTGATCCAACCACTCCAGCAAAAATGTATATGACCTACCAGGGACTGGCCAGCTACCTCTCCAGTGGTGGTGAGTGAAATTCTCCAGCCCCCTGATGCTAGTCAATTGCCTACACCTGTCCAGATGTGTGTTTCAACAtacaagcaggaaaaacagtTCAGCTCAGATTGCTCCAAGTGAAGACAAAACATCCTTTTTTGGGGTGCATGCTTTATCCAAGCAGTGAATTTTATGTCCACAGAAAGGGCAGCATCCAGAGACCTCCCAGAGATCCCTCTTATCCACCATGTATGTTAACATGGAGGCTCAGAGGCAGTGGGCCACACGCATGGATTTTGTACAGCCAAGTGTGGTGTTGAACCTGGGGAAGCAGTACTTCCTGCGCCCCACTGTGGGCATTATATAAGTGCTGAGGTCCATCATCCTTGTACTCCTCATAGCTAAGTAGAGGAGACAGATGGACCCACAACTGCACCCCAGCAACAAGACATTTCTCCTCAGGCAGACAGAGCTGGACTCAAGAAATGGAGCTGTTAACTCAAGTCCTGCTCTCAGAAACTGCTCATGCTGAACCTCATTTATGCACCCCTCAAAGCCCATCCTTTGTGCCTGAGTCTCCCAGAGCTGTGGCTCTTCAGCTGTAGAAGTTGGGGAGGACTTCTAGTgtgtaagaaagaaatacattcaCTTAGTACTGCCAGATaagccacacaaaaaaaaaacttagTTGAGCAAGGCTAGAACACAGGAGGAATGTTTTACTGAGGCTTCCTGTATAGGAAATGTAATCTGTACTGTATGTCCTTCCTTCCACCTATGTTGCTTGAGCGAGCAACATAGAGATATTTTGTCATTGAAAACCTAGAAAATCCTAGTCCTCCTAATATTTCTAGCCTAAGAAACTAAAGGTGAAAATGCACTGAGCATCATGGGGAAAAACATGGTCTCAAGATGCCCTGTGCTTGTCCCAGTTCTTCCCTTCATGGTGTGGAGACAAGCTGGATGTGTGACATGATTATAGGTCCTTTGGAAAGCTATCCTTGCCATGTGTTGAAATTTGTCATCTCCGTGCTGAAGGATCTacctctgctctgttttgccCAGTGTGACAAACGCACGTGTTCTGATGTTTCAGGGGACAACTACTGGGTGATTGACACCGACTATGATAACTATGCTATCACCTACGCCTGCCGCAGCCTGAAGGAGGATGGCTCCTGTGACGATGGCTATTCCCTGATCTTCTCGCGCAATCCCCGTGGCCTCCCCCCAGCCATCCAGCGCATTGTGCGccagaagcaggaagaaatcTGCATGTCTGGCCAGTTCCAGCCTGTGCTTCAGTCAGGTACTTGGGGCTACTTAGCAAACTCACTGAGCTGTACAGTAGGTGACTGCATTTGCTTTAAATGTGACAGAACCACAGCAAACACAGTTGTTCTTTTTTAGCAACTGTTTCTTAATGTTAGATCTATTAGAAAAAGAGCTACAAAGGGAAATCCATGCAAGGGCAAGAGCCTGCTACAGGCTGGTTCTGCAGCCTTCAGATTGCTACTTACAGGAATCCTGTGTGTTGAAACTGGTACACTACCAGAAGAAGATCAGCCTTGTTACTGTAGTAGACAGGACAGGGATAGATGCAACAAGCCAGTGTTTCTGCACTTGGAAACGTGTGTCTTGGCCACTTGCATAATAGTATCTTACCCTGGGTCTGTGCAGTGTCCTCCACGAAAGGATGAGAAGGTGCCTCCAGGAAGGACCACTCTCGCACTTCTTAGTTCCATCATGACTTGCGTCCTGTGTGGTCTGAGTAGCAGGGGTgaggggctctgagcagcatttctgaCTGTGTCTGCTGGCAGTGGGAGTCAACAGTTGCACCACATACATGCAAACAGACCATGTCTAAGGCTCATTTTGAGAACATTTTTCCAGAGGTACAGGAATTGATCTCCTAGTTCAAATGCTGTCCATGAGATAGGCAGATACTTTTTCAGGGCTATGCTGGAGGCAGAAATTCCTCTTTGTTGGCAGTTGAGTACCCACACCCTTCACATCCTCAATTTCAAGGCCTTGCCTTGACCCTTTACTAAGCCAGGTAACACATGCATTCTGCACTGTGGGACAAGGAATGGCAGCTAAAACTTCCTGAACAGCACATCGTTGTGTCAGCCAGTCCTCCACTACAGAGCAGGTACTGGCATCATCCAAGGCTGTGGCGATGGCATGGGCAGCCCTGCCCCATTCCGCTCTGTACTGTTCCCTgtggcagagggaaggcagctggTTTGCAGGGTCATGGCCGGGAActcaggaaagctgaaagcCCATGGCTAGCTGGGAAAGGCTGCCTGAGTCTGCGCCAATAGACACAGACATGTGTCATGCAAACAGCAACTTTTGCACCCCACATCCTAGTCTTGTACTGTGATTCAGAAGTATCCTAGGAAGGTTGTAACTATAGATTCACTGGAGACTAAAAGGTTGTTAAAGCACTTTGCAAATTTACTTACACAGACTAaagtttacttttctttcattgcagGGGCCTGCTAAAAGTACGCTTCTGATCCTATCCTTACGCACAGAAACCAGACCTCTTCGTCTTGAAGTTGCCACTCAactaacagtaaaaaaaatcatagtatGGAATAGtgtgtttttcctcaaaaacacatgaaaatattgGGGGATCTGTAAACTGTGTGCAATATAATAgtaatatttgaattttcagtgGAATACCTAATGTGGCATTTGTCAATAAATGTTTTTGAATAAAAGGCACCTCTGGAATTGGTTTTTATTATCTGCTGTCCTCTCTGTTGGGGAGCAGAAAGACTAAGGATGCTCATTGAGGACAGGTGAGACAGCAGCCAAGGGTGTTCCCAGCTCACACAGGGCATGTCGCTCcccagcagaggagcagggcaaGGATGGTGAGAGGGGCAGGTCCCCTGATAGTGCATGTCATCAGACAAGAGCATGGTGACAGGGCAAGTCTGCGATTCACCTCGGAAGTCCAGCCAGCAAGTGAGGGCAAcaaggcacagggcagggcacaggcacGCCAGTGAGATGgctccagccaaaaccaggactgGAGAGCATGTCTGAGGCAGAGCTACCTGCAGCAAGGCTCCCAAGGGGAGAAACACAAATTCAATAAAACAGATGCTACTTTCAATAACTCTGGACATTGCTTAAATGAGCAGGTGCTTGCATTTCTAATGACATTACCAGTAATTTGCTCCCCTCCACCTTCATAATCCAGTTTTCAGTATCTGAAAGGTATAGAACTGAAAGATACAGAACAGACTGGTTTTATGGCCAAGAATTTCACAGGTAGAGAACACCAGAAGAAGAGTACCTAGAAATCTCCAGGTAGAAAAAGGGTAACCCGAGCCAGCATTATTGAGATGTATTTCCCACTGCTTTTAGTAAAATGGCATTCACTTTGTGTTTCCTAGTAATAAAAATACCTGTAGAACACCCCAGCACCCTGCTGAACCCTGCAGTTTGTCAACTACACAAATTTTTACAAGTTATAATTACCAAGCACAGAGGTAAGACCAAGGTGAACAGCCCCTGCTGATAAGGCTTCCAAAAGGTGTGTGGCACGAGGCTGATGTTGACTGAAGACCTCCAGAGCACTGCACTGTTAAACAGCTTCTGCAAGATGCTTGCACAATCTTACCTAGAGTAACTAGAAAGAACATAGAAACCAAAGACCAGAGACACTCTCCAGGACCAGAGACATCATCCCAGGGATGCAGCAAATCTCTCAAACTTGTATTTCCCAGGATTTCCTGGCAATACGCGTAAGGCTCTCAACCCACTTGAACAAAGGTGTCCTTGCTCTTCAGGTCTAGGGAAATCTACCCTGACAGGGAACAAGATTGTGAACTACCACCTAAAGCTAAGGACAGAAACAGAGGAGCACTAGCAGGCAATGCTAACAAAAGCCCACACAGATAGAGAACTACTGAGCATTGAAAAAATATcagccttttctgctggactaAGTGCAAGGTCGGTGCATTGATTGACTGTTCTCCACTAGCACCCTTCTCCCAGAAGGAAGTATTGGGGTGGAATCTGTGAACTTAGGACTTGTATAACAACTGATTAGACAACACTAACCCTTAGCTGAAGAAGCACGGCCTTTGGCCAGAACTTTCAGACCAATACTACCAATCTTAGAGAAGTGGGATTTTTAATGTCTATGGTTATGGTAATTGTATGACCAAAGCAGATGAGAGTTGTAGCAAGAAGAGACAATCAACATGCAGGAACAAATGCATCCTTATTGTGCTTGGTGTAGTCTGTCTAGATGAGATAGGCAGTGAAATTCCTCCTCAGCTGCAAGAGGCAAAGCctgcagaatcatagaaacatagtGGCAATTCTGGTTGAATACACCACAGAGTTCAAATGCCCCAGGAATTGTACTTGGGAGAGCATGTTTCCATCAGGACCACAAGCAGGTCCTCATTGTGATGTGGTGAGTTAATGAACAGATGGGAGTTACCTCATATCCATTTCTCTCCAATGAGTGCAGGAAATGTGAAAGACAAGGTAGGGTAGGGGAGGCAGCCATAAATGTATTCTGATGAGATTTACACTTCTCTTGAGATTCTCTTGAGTTCAACATGAAACATCTCGGGTATATCTAGAGGCAGACATCTTCTGTCTGCTGTTTGAGCTGGCTGATGAAAAGCAGTCTATTATTCCTGGGTTTTAAATGTGTGCATAGGTCCCAAGTCATAATCTCTTGTCCTGAACAAACTTTCCACtaacaagacaaaataaaaaaattgtttatgcATTAAAAGGACTGTTGTTTTGTCCTCAGAAGGTCCTTTAGTGCTGGCAGAAAGACTATGACTGCGCAACAGCAGGAGGTACCCTGCAAGGATATTGTCCTTCACACACCAGTGAACCTCCTCCAGCAAGGACACTGCAACTCCTGAGATCAGGCATTATGATACCACCCTGAGTTTGACCAGTTTTCCCCAGGTTGTGGTAACTGAAGCAATCTATGCATTTAGGTTTCTACTTCAGCCTTAACATTTTTTATGGTAAAGTTCCCTTTATGCTTCAGTTTTATGTAATGTTGGAACTTCCATGAGTCAAGCTACCTTTTACCCCTTGTGCTGGTAGCCACTGTGAGAAGCTGTGTGGTACTTGGTTGTTGTCTGAGGTTAAAACATGACAGTGCTTGAGAACAGTCTTCACAAGATTAAGTTGTTGACGTAAGAGTTTTAAGCAGTTTCTACAACACAATGATCAGATCCTGTTTTTACAGGGTTCATATGAAAGATTAAAAACCGGTTTTATTGACTAGCACAAAAGATGGTAACAAATGTAGCATATACACAATTAGACAATGTAAAATACTCAGTTGAAAGGTTCTTTCAGTTGCAAAATGGTTATATAGCCTCACAAGCTTTTGTTTGAAGCGCAGGCAAACAATCACATGTTGCAGTTGCAGTTACATATTCTTATTTGGATTAATGAACAGCAAGAGAAATACATGAGTGCTCTGCAGTCTTGCTTTGGTTATGATACTACAGAACACCTAGTGCTATGGATACTTGGCACTTCTGAAAACTCAAACTGTAATGGGAGGCTGATCACTACATGTAACAGAGGAGATTAGTTAAACATGCAATTTTGGAAACACTGTCAGAGTCAGCAACAGATGGTTACAGAAATCTCAAGTTTCAAGTACTAAATAGCGTTTTTCTGTACACATTAAatgataagaaaagaaaacgCCATTTCAAAACTTTTATACTTTGTTAGAAATAAACTCATACCTGGAAATAACAActtctcttctctctgtaaTTGTTAATACATGTTAATTTCTTAAGGGCATGAGTTTACATCATAGCAGCAAAGaagattttcagaagaaatcttCTATTTTTCATGGTTTGCACATCTATACATTTTCATCCCTGCACAACAAAATCAATACTACTCactacagctttttttttttttttttttttttttgctggttttgtttttttgttttggggttttttttgtttaatacaCCTGTAACTAGTGCATAGTCCTTGGTTTGATAAAGACTGCTATATTCTGATTGCCAGGGTGGgaaaattttaaagcagaaggGATACTCAACTAGGACATCCTAACACACTAAACtgtcctctccagctcctgcatcTTCCCCTGCTTCAGACACACTAAAATCTCTCAAGACCCTATACttagtatttctgaaaataattttattcgTGGTTCCACCTCATACTAGCAAAACAACATGTGTTAACTGCTAGATTTTACTTAACTGTTCTTCACTCAGGGGCTATTATCAcaactttaaaatgtatttttactaTCCCCATCCAAGTAGAATGTCTCAGTAACTTTTCTTAAATTGAGAGGGTTTTCAATTCTGTGGAGTCCATGGCCcttttctgctctgcctgtaGGGACAAGGAACTGGAGAACTAGGATGTAACAAGTGCCCCTTATTAAAGGagacaagaaatatttcttctgaattcTGTGACAGAATGCATCTTTTAAGGCTAATTTTCAGTACAGGCACAAGAACAAGTAACCAGCAGGTGAGGAGATACAAGGCCACATCTCACATACACTGCCTTTTTGCATATGCTTCTTTTCTGCG encodes:
- the LOC104689750 gene encoding purpurin, encoding MKYAQYVFLASVFYTVEYSLAQTCAVESFAVKDNFDPKRYAGKWYALAKKDPEGLFLQDNISAEYTVEEDGTMTASSKGRVKLFGFWVICADMAAQYTVPDPTTPAKMYMTYQGLASYLSSGGDNYWVIDTDYDNYAITYACRSLKEDGSCDDGYSLIFSRNPRGLPPAIQRIVRQKQEEICMSGQFQPVLQSGAC